From a region of the Pongo abelii isolate AG06213 chromosome 9, NHGRI_mPonAbe1-v2.0_pri, whole genome shotgun sequence genome:
- the MCAM gene encoding cell surface glycoprotein MUC18 isoform X3: MGLPRLVCAFLLAACCCCPRVAGVPGEAEQPAPELVEVEVGSTALLKCGLSQSQGDLSHVDWFSVHKEKRTLIFRVRQGQGQSERGEYEQRLSLQDRGATLALTQVTPHDERIFLCQGKRPRSQEYRIQLRVYKAPEEPNIQVNALGIPVNSKEPEEVATCVGRNGYPIPQVIWYKNGRPLKEEKNRVHIQSSQTVESSGLYTLQSILKAQLVKEDKDAQFYCELNYRLPSGNHMKESREVTVPVFYPTEKVWLEVEPVGMLKEGDRVEIRCLADGNPPPHFSISKQNPSTREAEEETTNDNGVLVLEPARKEHSGLYECQGLDLDTMISLPSEPQELLVNYVSDVRVSPAAPERQEGSSLTLTCEAESSQDLEFQWLREETGQVLERGPVLQLHDLKREAGGGYRCVASVPSISGLNRTQLVNVAIFGPPWMAFKERKVWVKENMVLNLSCEASGHPRPTISWNVNGTASEHHQDPQRVLSTLNVLVTPELLETGVECTASNDLGKNTSVLFLELVNLTTLTPDSNTTTGLSTSTASPHTRANSTSTERKLPEPESQGVVIVAVIVCILVLAVLGAVLYFLYKKGKLPCGRSGKQEMERNTSI; encoded by the exons ATGgggcttcccaggctggtctgcgcCTTCTTGCTCGCCGCCTGCTGCTGCTGTCCTCGCGTCGCGG GTGTGCCCGGAGAGGCTGAGCAGCCTGCGCCTGAGCtggtggaggttgaagtgggcaGCACAGCCCTTCTGAAGTGCGGCCTCTCCCAGTCCCAAGGCGACCTCAGCCATGTCGACTGGTTTTCT GTCCACAAGGAGAAGCGGACGCTCATCTTCCGTGTGcggcagggccagggccagagcGAACGTGGGGAGTACGAGCAGCGGCTCAGCCTCCAGGACAGAGGGGCTACTCTGGCCCTGACTCAAGTCACCCCCCACGACGAGCGCATCTTCTTGTGCCAGGGCAAGCGCCCTCGGTCCCAGGAGTACCGCATCCAGCTCCGCGTCTACA AAGCTCCGGAGGAGCCAAACATCCAGGTCAACGCCCTGGGCATCCCTGTGAACAGTAAGGAGCCTGAGGAG GTCGCTACCTGTGTAGGGAGGAACGGGTACCCCATTCCTCAAGTCATCTGGTACAAGAATGGCCGGCCTCTGAAGGAGGAGAAGAACC GGGTCCACATTCAGTCGTCCCAGACTGTGGAGTCGAGTGGTTTGTACACCTTGCAGAGTATTCTGAAGGCACAGCTGGTTAaagaagacaaagatgcccaGTTTTACTGTGAGCTCAACTACCGGCTGCCCAGTGGGAACCACATGAAGGAGTCCAGGGAAGTCACCGTCCCTGTTTTCT ACCCGACAGAAAAAGTGTGGTTGGAAGTGGAGCCCGTGGGAATGCTGAAGGAAGGGGACCGCGTGGAAATCAGGTGTTTGGCTGATGGCAACCCTCCACCACACTTCAGCATCAGCAAGCAG AACCCCAgcaccagggaggcagaggaagagacaACCAACGACAACGGGGTCCTGGTGCTGGAGCCTGCCCGGAAGGAACACAGTGGGCTCTATGAATGTCAGGGCCTGGACTTGGACACCATGATATCGCTGCCGAGTGAACCACAGGAACTACTGGTGAACT ATGTGTCTGACGTCCGAGTGAGTCCCGCAGCCCCTGAGAGACAGGAAGGCAGCAGCCTCACCCTGACCTGTGAGGCAGAGAGTAGCCAGGACCTCGAGTTCCAGTGGCTGAGAGAAGAG ACAGGCCAGGTGCTGGAAAGGGGGCCTGTGCTCCAGTTGCATGACCTGAAACGGGAGGCAGGAGGCGGCTATCGCTGCGTGGCGTCTGTGCCCAGCATATCCGGCCTGAACCGCACACAGCTGGTCAACGTGGCCATTTTTG GCCCCCCTTGGATGGCATTCAAGGAGAGGAAGGTGTGGGTGAAAGAGAATATGGTGTTGAATCTGTCTTGTGAAGCGTCAGGGCACCCCCGGCCCACCATCTCCTGGAACGTCAACGGCACG GCAAGTGAACACCACCAAGATCCACAGCGAGTCCTGAGCACCCTGAATGTCCTCGTGACCCCAGAGCTGTTGGAGACAGGTGTTGAATGCACGGCCTCCAACGACCTGGGCAAAAACACCAGCGTCCTCTTCCTGGAGCTGG tCAATTTAACCACCCTCACACCAGACTCCAACACAACCACTGGCCTCAGCACTTCCACTGCCAGTCCTCATACCAGAGCCAACAGCACCTCCACAG AGAGAAAGCTGCCAGAGCCGGAGAGCCAGGGCGTGGTCATCGTGGCTGTGATTGTGTGCATCCTGGTCCTGGCGGTGCTGGGCGCTGTCCTCTATTTCCTCTATAAGAAGGGCAAGCTGCCGTGCGGGCGCTCAGGGAAGCAGGAGAT GGAGAGAAATACATCGATCTGA
- the MCAM gene encoding cell surface glycoprotein MUC18 isoform X2: MGLPRLVCAFLLAACCCCPRVAGVPGEAEQPAPELVEVEVGSTALLKCGLSQSQGDLSHVDWFSVHKEKRTLIFRVRQGQGQSERGEYEQRLSLQDRGATLALTQVTPHDERIFLCQGKRPRSQEYRIQLRVYKAPEEPNIQVNALGIPVNSKEPEEVATCVGRNGYPIPQVIWYKNGRPLKEEKNRVHIQSSQTVESSGLYTLQSILKAQLVKEDKDAQFYCELNYRLPSGNHMKESREVTVPVFYPTEKVWLEVEPVGMLKEGDRVEIRCLADGNPPPHFSISKQNPSTREAEEETTNDNGVLVLEPARKEHSGLYECQGLDLDTMISLPSEPQELLVNYVSDVRVSPAAPERQEGSSLTLTCEAESSQDLEFQWLREETGQVLERGPVLQLHDLKREAGGGYRCVASVPSISGLNRTQLVNVAIFGPPWMAFKERKVWVKENMVLNLSCEASGHPRPTISWNVNGTASEHHQDPQRVLSTLNVLVTPELLETGVECTASNDLGKNTSVLFLELVNLTTLTPDSNTTTGLSTSTASPHTRANSTSTERKLPEPESQGVVIVAVIVCILVLAVLGAVLYFLYKKGKLPCGRSGKQEITLPPSRKSEFVVEVKSDKLPEEMGLLQGSSGDKRAPGDQGAGPILPS, from the exons ATGgggcttcccaggctggtctgcgcCTTCTTGCTCGCCGCCTGCTGCTGCTGTCCTCGCGTCGCGG GTGTGCCCGGAGAGGCTGAGCAGCCTGCGCCTGAGCtggtggaggttgaagtgggcaGCACAGCCCTTCTGAAGTGCGGCCTCTCCCAGTCCCAAGGCGACCTCAGCCATGTCGACTGGTTTTCT GTCCACAAGGAGAAGCGGACGCTCATCTTCCGTGTGcggcagggccagggccagagcGAACGTGGGGAGTACGAGCAGCGGCTCAGCCTCCAGGACAGAGGGGCTACTCTGGCCCTGACTCAAGTCACCCCCCACGACGAGCGCATCTTCTTGTGCCAGGGCAAGCGCCCTCGGTCCCAGGAGTACCGCATCCAGCTCCGCGTCTACA AAGCTCCGGAGGAGCCAAACATCCAGGTCAACGCCCTGGGCATCCCTGTGAACAGTAAGGAGCCTGAGGAG GTCGCTACCTGTGTAGGGAGGAACGGGTACCCCATTCCTCAAGTCATCTGGTACAAGAATGGCCGGCCTCTGAAGGAGGAGAAGAACC GGGTCCACATTCAGTCGTCCCAGACTGTGGAGTCGAGTGGTTTGTACACCTTGCAGAGTATTCTGAAGGCACAGCTGGTTAaagaagacaaagatgcccaGTTTTACTGTGAGCTCAACTACCGGCTGCCCAGTGGGAACCACATGAAGGAGTCCAGGGAAGTCACCGTCCCTGTTTTCT ACCCGACAGAAAAAGTGTGGTTGGAAGTGGAGCCCGTGGGAATGCTGAAGGAAGGGGACCGCGTGGAAATCAGGTGTTTGGCTGATGGCAACCCTCCACCACACTTCAGCATCAGCAAGCAG AACCCCAgcaccagggaggcagaggaagagacaACCAACGACAACGGGGTCCTGGTGCTGGAGCCTGCCCGGAAGGAACACAGTGGGCTCTATGAATGTCAGGGCCTGGACTTGGACACCATGATATCGCTGCCGAGTGAACCACAGGAACTACTGGTGAACT ATGTGTCTGACGTCCGAGTGAGTCCCGCAGCCCCTGAGAGACAGGAAGGCAGCAGCCTCACCCTGACCTGTGAGGCAGAGAGTAGCCAGGACCTCGAGTTCCAGTGGCTGAGAGAAGAG ACAGGCCAGGTGCTGGAAAGGGGGCCTGTGCTCCAGTTGCATGACCTGAAACGGGAGGCAGGAGGCGGCTATCGCTGCGTGGCGTCTGTGCCCAGCATATCCGGCCTGAACCGCACACAGCTGGTCAACGTGGCCATTTTTG GCCCCCCTTGGATGGCATTCAAGGAGAGGAAGGTGTGGGTGAAAGAGAATATGGTGTTGAATCTGTCTTGTGAAGCGTCAGGGCACCCCCGGCCCACCATCTCCTGGAACGTCAACGGCACG GCAAGTGAACACCACCAAGATCCACAGCGAGTCCTGAGCACCCTGAATGTCCTCGTGACCCCAGAGCTGTTGGAGACAGGTGTTGAATGCACGGCCTCCAACGACCTGGGCAAAAACACCAGCGTCCTCTTCCTGGAGCTGG tCAATTTAACCACCCTCACACCAGACTCCAACACAACCACTGGCCTCAGCACTTCCACTGCCAGTCCTCATACCAGAGCCAACAGCACCTCCACAG AGAGAAAGCTGCCAGAGCCGGAGAGCCAGGGCGTGGTCATCGTGGCTGTGATTGTGTGCATCCTGGTCCTGGCGGTGCTGGGCGCTGTCCTCTATTTCCTCTATAAGAAGGGCAAGCTGCCGTGCGGGCGCTCAGGGAAGCAGGAGAT cacGCTGCCCCCGTCTCGTAAGAGTGAATTTGTAGTTGAAGTTAAGTCAGATAAGCTCCCAGAAGAGATGGGCCTCCTGCAGGGCAGCAGCGGTGACAAGAGGGCTCCGGGAGACCAG GGAGCAGGCCCCATCTTGCCTTCTTAA
- the MCAM gene encoding cell surface glycoprotein MUC18 isoform X1: MGLPRLVCAFLLAACCCCPRVAGVPGEAEQPAPELVEVEVGSTALLKCGLSQSQGDLSHVDWFSVHKEKRTLIFRVRQGQGQSERGEYEQRLSLQDRGATLALTQVTPHDERIFLCQGKRPRSQEYRIQLRVYKAPEEPNIQVNALGIPVNSKEPEEVATCVGRNGYPIPQVIWYKNGRPLKEEKNRVHIQSSQTVESSGLYTLQSILKAQLVKEDKDAQFYCELNYRLPSGNHMKESREVTVPVFYPTEKVWLEVEPVGMLKEGDRVEIRCLADGNPPPHFSISKQNPSTREAEEETTNDNGVLVLEPARKEHSGLYECQGLDLDTMISLPSEPQELLVNYVSDVRVSPAAPERQEGSSLTLTCEAESSQDLEFQWLREETGQVLERGPVLQLHDLKREAGGGYRCVASVPSISGLNRTQLVNVAIFGPPWMAFKERKVWVKENMVLNLSCEASGHPRPTISWNVNGTASEHHQDPQRVLSTLNVLVTPELLETGVECTASNDLGKNTSVLFLELVNLTTLTPDSNTTTGLSTSTASPHTRANSTSTERKLPEPESQGVVIVAVIVCILVLAVLGAVLYFLYKKGKLPCGRSGKQEITLPPSRKSEFVVEVKSDKLPEEMGLLQGSSGDKRAPGDQGEKYIDLRH, translated from the exons ATGgggcttcccaggctggtctgcgcCTTCTTGCTCGCCGCCTGCTGCTGCTGTCCTCGCGTCGCGG GTGTGCCCGGAGAGGCTGAGCAGCCTGCGCCTGAGCtggtggaggttgaagtgggcaGCACAGCCCTTCTGAAGTGCGGCCTCTCCCAGTCCCAAGGCGACCTCAGCCATGTCGACTGGTTTTCT GTCCACAAGGAGAAGCGGACGCTCATCTTCCGTGTGcggcagggccagggccagagcGAACGTGGGGAGTACGAGCAGCGGCTCAGCCTCCAGGACAGAGGGGCTACTCTGGCCCTGACTCAAGTCACCCCCCACGACGAGCGCATCTTCTTGTGCCAGGGCAAGCGCCCTCGGTCCCAGGAGTACCGCATCCAGCTCCGCGTCTACA AAGCTCCGGAGGAGCCAAACATCCAGGTCAACGCCCTGGGCATCCCTGTGAACAGTAAGGAGCCTGAGGAG GTCGCTACCTGTGTAGGGAGGAACGGGTACCCCATTCCTCAAGTCATCTGGTACAAGAATGGCCGGCCTCTGAAGGAGGAGAAGAACC GGGTCCACATTCAGTCGTCCCAGACTGTGGAGTCGAGTGGTTTGTACACCTTGCAGAGTATTCTGAAGGCACAGCTGGTTAaagaagacaaagatgcccaGTTTTACTGTGAGCTCAACTACCGGCTGCCCAGTGGGAACCACATGAAGGAGTCCAGGGAAGTCACCGTCCCTGTTTTCT ACCCGACAGAAAAAGTGTGGTTGGAAGTGGAGCCCGTGGGAATGCTGAAGGAAGGGGACCGCGTGGAAATCAGGTGTTTGGCTGATGGCAACCCTCCACCACACTTCAGCATCAGCAAGCAG AACCCCAgcaccagggaggcagaggaagagacaACCAACGACAACGGGGTCCTGGTGCTGGAGCCTGCCCGGAAGGAACACAGTGGGCTCTATGAATGTCAGGGCCTGGACTTGGACACCATGATATCGCTGCCGAGTGAACCACAGGAACTACTGGTGAACT ATGTGTCTGACGTCCGAGTGAGTCCCGCAGCCCCTGAGAGACAGGAAGGCAGCAGCCTCACCCTGACCTGTGAGGCAGAGAGTAGCCAGGACCTCGAGTTCCAGTGGCTGAGAGAAGAG ACAGGCCAGGTGCTGGAAAGGGGGCCTGTGCTCCAGTTGCATGACCTGAAACGGGAGGCAGGAGGCGGCTATCGCTGCGTGGCGTCTGTGCCCAGCATATCCGGCCTGAACCGCACACAGCTGGTCAACGTGGCCATTTTTG GCCCCCCTTGGATGGCATTCAAGGAGAGGAAGGTGTGGGTGAAAGAGAATATGGTGTTGAATCTGTCTTGTGAAGCGTCAGGGCACCCCCGGCCCACCATCTCCTGGAACGTCAACGGCACG GCAAGTGAACACCACCAAGATCCACAGCGAGTCCTGAGCACCCTGAATGTCCTCGTGACCCCAGAGCTGTTGGAGACAGGTGTTGAATGCACGGCCTCCAACGACCTGGGCAAAAACACCAGCGTCCTCTTCCTGGAGCTGG tCAATTTAACCACCCTCACACCAGACTCCAACACAACCACTGGCCTCAGCACTTCCACTGCCAGTCCTCATACCAGAGCCAACAGCACCTCCACAG AGAGAAAGCTGCCAGAGCCGGAGAGCCAGGGCGTGGTCATCGTGGCTGTGATTGTGTGCATCCTGGTCCTGGCGGTGCTGGGCGCTGTCCTCTATTTCCTCTATAAGAAGGGCAAGCTGCCGTGCGGGCGCTCAGGGAAGCAGGAGAT cacGCTGCCCCCGTCTCGTAAGAGTGAATTTGTAGTTGAAGTTAAGTCAGATAAGCTCCCAGAAGAGATGGGCCTCCTGCAGGGCAGCAGCGGTGACAAGAGGGCTCCGGGAGACCAG GGAGAGAAATACATCGATCTGAGGCATTAG